From the Glycine max cultivar Williams 82 chromosome 11, Glycine_max_v4.0, whole genome shotgun sequence genome, the window TTCCCTTGATCATTTAGTTAAAAGACATGCGTAACTACCATTTCTCTCAACCATTCTTgtataattttacataaatgtTGTTATAggaaataacatttaatttgtttcccTTTTCAGAATTAGATGCTGTTGATGTTTTAATGTTGGAGTCCTCTTCTGCGCCAACAAAGAAAATAGCGCAGCATATAGGAATTCACAAATGAATCAGGAATTGCCCTTATGAGAAACCCCTGCACAGAATCTAAGAAGTATGGCTCAACCAGTTTTTCGTAGCCAATCTATCTTGTGCATGTTTTACTATGCATATCCGGCGTTGGTACAAAAAGCGATGTCTTCATTTTGGTCATCTTTGTTGATACAAATAATGGAACCTGTGTGTATAGCTCAGCACCATATCAAAAAATATTACCAAGAGTTAGATACAAAGATTGTTATGTTTCCTTAAAATTAGAAGTGGAGAATTATTTTTCTACATAATGTTTTTCCTCCTAGTTTAAGAACACAAATACTCAAGGATCAAGTACTTTCTGTAAGGGTGTGTTCATTtgtagagaaaaaagaaaagaaataaacaataaaataatataaaactcaTACTTTTATactctaatttaatttaaaaattttatcttaattttttttttcaatttcttttcactttaGCGATGAGACCCTAAGTTTTTGTCTCAAATCAATGGCCTTATGATTCCCAttctctaaaaagaaaaaataagcatCTATGTAAAGTGGTTTCCACCATTAATTAATGGATCCTTTTTCTAGTAATACTCTAAAACAAAACAGTGAGGCccttaaaagttaaaagggTATCAATTGTCAATGACTAGGCAATATCCCATAATCTCCACCAAACGGAAAGAGAAGAGGAGAGGCAACAGAGAACCTGACACTGGATGtcaattccttgatgctggtatTTTAAACTGATGCATCTCGAGAACATTGCAAGGTATCTATAAAAAAGGCAAATAGATATCAGATCTGGATTCAGATTTGTTTTTctcaattgaaaataaaatgatttcttatataaacatcaaaacttttttagttgttttttttccaTCTATTTTTCAACTGACTTGGTAGGAAAAGAACAAGATAATACAAAAGTAGGCAAATGTTTATATGTTTAATCCAATTGAAGAATTTACTTTGAACCGAAAATTGATTGAGTTTAAACAAATTTAGGTAGTTTttgtgttaaataaaaaaaattagaataaaaacactaaaacaTAAACCCATtcactacatttttttttatcaaaataggttttgtaaaatgaatttctataaataaacaCTTTCCCCAAACACACTAATTTGATTGCAGCAGATCTTATAGTTATATGAGCACAAAATTCAATGTAGTGAAACTATTAAATTTGTAGTTAAGGACAAGGAGAAAACGCACAGGAGATTTCCCCCAATAAAGTCTTGACTCCTCTGAGCAAATGAAATGAAGTCACTTTTCTGTTCTAAGCATGGTTTAGATAGATACAAGAAAGACAAAAACTATACTCCTatatcaaaagaagaaaaaaaaaggcataaaacTGAACAAATTTCCCCAACAAAACATTAATGTAAGCATATTTCTGCGTGTAGTCGATCAATAAAAGAAGACccttaaaaagaagaagaaaaaagaccaccaaaaaaatcctacattggAATGTTGGAAAAtggaacaaaattatatttatggaCCACTTACGCTTTTGTAGCAGCATAGAGTGTGACTAGAGGATATGAAGGAAGCACAACAGTGGAACCAGAGCCAATGTTCACTATTGctccctttttcttcttgaTCATAGATGGAGGCACAGCCTTTGTGACCCAAGTTTATGACCTAAGTTGCTCCCTCCAAGTTCacttttataataacttttatAAGCTCCAAATCAACCTCATGAAAGAATCAAGCATAAGGGTAAGCCAAGCCTGCACCATTAACTAGCAAACCTATATCCAAACCATCTATTGCTTCCTCCACTTTTTGTACTATTTCCTCTCCTTAAACTTTTTGCATGTCTATGACCACAAACTTGACCTCAACATCATGTCCATCTCTTATTTCCTTTGATGTTGCCTCAAGTTTTAGAGGGTTTCTACCAACCAAGAGAAGGTTGAGTCCCTTAGATGCCAATTCAAAGGCCATGGCCTTGCCAATTCCATCAGTGAAGCCAGTGATCATAGCCCATGAACCATACTCTTTGATGAGATTCTTTGGTGTCCTCAAGAACATCACCCATACCCACTTGAGAAATTTGATAAGGGAACTGCACACACAAATGAAGCCTATTTGTTGCTACTATGAACAAATCCAGCCACTCCATTTTCATTCTAAACAAACTCCaagaaaattttctaaatttataagACTTTAACAATTATGTCGCCATCGAAAATAGGAATACTTTAGTTTCTATTAGTAAATGTTTCATTAACCTTAGGAAACAACTTCAGATGATGTGAGTGGGTCATCAGGTCATGTCATTGGTATGGGCCTGTGGGGTGGGGACAGGGGCTAACGATTGCAtacttatcttatctttttggctgttaaaaaaaatatcggaTGAAAGTTTACAGAGTAggtaaacatttaaattttaataatacagTTATTAAatctaagaaaaaataatgtattatatAATTCTCTAAGATTTTTGTCTTCAAAGGAAACTAACTTTccgaaaatattaaaagtatatattttcatttctgatttttataaataattataataataaagctgttgcattttttattttaaaattattgtatgaaagatattgaaaatatattttttaacaaaaataaaatattgttttttcaatgtttctataatttttaaaataagaaattaaattaaaatgttatattttagtatttctAACCGTACATGAAATATAATCTTATTTGAGTTGAGAATATCTAGACGTATGATGAGATTAACTCTTTCAACAACAGTTAAACTAACTCTTCGTGAGTATTTAGATTAATATACTTATTTTACAACTTATAGAAAAAActtatttcaaaaaagaaaaagtggtaataaacattaatataaaacaagtattttttaatataatcatttttaaatataaattatattttggatttaTAGTGAACAATATTAGTTATATGAGGTTATTTTTaactgttattttaaaaaaaaaatccaatataGAGATATTAcacagataaaataaaaaaaaaagtttctttttaagaggataaaaaaagttaatttttttatataggaaaaataaagttaatttggTAGACAGATTTTGTTACTAGTTATTGAGATAATGTTTGAAGTATACATTCAAATTCGAAGGAGATAATCATAAGAAAGAGCATTTAGCATACCTAATAAAGAGTACTAAAGTCTCACTCTTCAAGTTGtgtattcaatatttttttttcttatacaaaaCCAAGTGATATTATTTGATAATCCAAAGGTTAtccaataattaaataatgtcaAACCACAAAAATTCCAATACTCagttcttaaaaagaaaaacccaCTTCTCTCAGTTACTCAAATGTGATAGATAGGttacattttccttttatacTCTTACACAGTTGTATCGATGATAATACACAAGGCTAAGAGCAATACCAGTAATTATCAGAATGAAAGGCACATCATATCAAGGTGGTTGTAAGCTGCATTCAATTAAATGATACAGCATTTTGATATCTTGTACGCTTAAAATGCTAGAACTAAAGCATGGTTGAAGACTTAAAATAACCGCAGAAGCTATTCAGGGTTCAAATGAAATCTGTGATTCTGTACAGATGTTACTTATGTCTTAtggattgaaaataaaaataaataaataatgttacttCTTCCTTATACCTCCACACTCTCCTCTACTGTTCATCTTCTACGGacataaatcatatattttgtAGGGAAAAAAAGCATATCagtaatttgattttttcaaGTGAAACTGGTTTGGCAAGGCATTACCAAACCAGAGAAACTGTGTGCATAAGTGCTAACAAGTCATAAATTAGTTGTATCATTGCTACAGCCTGAGCTCTTGAGAAGATGGTCCTGGTGAAAAGGATCGTCTGTACCATGCACAGAACTCAACCTTGGAGAAAAGTTCCACCCTGTTATTTGCTCCAGCTCGTACTCATTAGATCTTACATTGGAGTCTTCCTGGAACTTCAGGAAGAACATCGAAGACCAGTAATCTCGGGCCAGATTCTGCACAAGTGGAGGAATGTGCAATTTAGATGAAAACTATACAACCACAGCCAAGCTAATTTTAagcaataattttaattttttaaatcatcgCTTaacataatgtttttttttttttttatgttttctactAGACATTAAATGTCTGTACCTtttgattaaatattttctttataaaagtgTTAGGAGGATGTTATGCGAAGATATAACATTACTCAATTTTAATCAAGGGCATCTCGTCAAATTGTTTTGAATCTAAGGAACTTACTGTTCTCATCAGCTGAATGATCTCATTAAGTGCATTATGGAAGAGATCAGGGCGTGTGAGGTTGGAAGTTGATAAAATTTCTTGTCTGCTTCTATGAGAGATGTTCACCTCCATAGCCGCACctgtaaaattacattctagAAAATATTAAACGAAGCACCCCAAATTTGGAAGAAACGATCACAagcatgtgattttttttatagctcTTGCTATTTCAACTCATTCACTGGAACCCCATAAGATGAGACATGCAACTGTGTCTAAATCAAATAGCTATGTTCATAAAAGGATTGACAGAAAAATGATCTTacaattttgaatatggaaaGACCTGGGCATCATGGAAAAAACCAAGGGAAAGGATAAAAGAAGGAAGCCACCTGGAATTAGAATTACAAACCTGCAACTATGTATTTCTCAATAATATGTCGTGCCATGTAGATCCTTTTAACACAGTCATCTTCAGGTATTTTACTAAGCTCATATACTTCATCAAAGAAGTGCACACTCTCCCCAGCCAAGCAactgtatatatattaaaacaatattacattttttagtttaaacaaAGATACGTTTTTTTTCTGCATTCTTTAATTCAACTTTGATGTTTAATGTGTAGAAAATATTACCCATTTTGTGGGGACAAGTAAAGAGGATTCATTCTTCTCAATCAATATTACATTGTGCAAATTTAACATCTGTTATCTTCCATTTAATGTGTAGAAAATATTACCCATTTTGTCAGAATTGTTTCTCTTAAATAAGTCATTCCTTAAGTCCTCTAGAGAAACTATAATTCGTACAAATGTCAGCCAACATACTGGAGTAAACAATATTTACCTATCAGCAAACGCCATAAAAGACTGCCGGAATCTCTTATTCAGGAGAAGCTTATCCAATGGTTCATTAGGATCTATCCTTGAAATGGGTTCACTTTCTGCTAGTACCCCACTATCAGGTATGCCCAGAGCCTGACTCATTGTGCGAAATTCTCTGGATTCTCTTCTCCTCAAGCTGATTTGTGAGAGAAGTGGTTGTGAACTTGATATTGAAAAGAAAGCCACCACAAGTATGCTAGCCTTTAAACAAAACCAACATAGGATGGAAATAAATAAGAGATTCACAAAGTGCTGACTTGGATTTTAACTTTCAATGTATTGAAAATATCTGACATTTCATAGTTATGAAACAAAAGATGTGACACGGAAGCATACCACAACTAAAAGCAGAAATCTGGAGGCAACTTCAATCCATGAGATATTGTCATAAATTTCATTTAGTATGTAAGCAGTAACCCACACAGCTGCCAGAATAAATTATAGAGACCACCGAGATAAGCCATCCAGAAAATATCCAAGCtcatattttagaaatatagTTTGAAAATAACTATGTGGATATAGGATCATGCAATGCAAAATGAATGGGTTGGTTTTAGTTCAGCAAGccataattaaatttgattaaaaaattgtgGCTAATTACAAGATTACATAGTATGGAATCTCTTCTCAGAAAGTAAACTATATTGTATTTAGGGTAAAGCTTCTGCAAAACTAGTTTGCTAAGCACACTAGTTAAAGAATATGAGATATCTATAACATTTGCAAATATGCATTGATGAGTTAATAATTTTGGCATCAGATTTTATCTTGAATGTTACACATTTAGATTTAGGTAGGCAATCTATTTGCTGAAAACAGAAAACCTGAATTATTATCGACTTAATGGTGAATTTGTTACCTTAATAACAGCCTTGGAGCACAGGTTAGTAAGAAGCTGGgaactttaaaatatatagataaataaaggagtttctTATAAAATCTAAGAAAAAGTGTACCAATGGACACAACTGATACAAGTATTCCCCGCCAGAGGTCTTTGAGTTCATCAAACCTGAACTCTATGTGATGAACTGCAGCTGTAACCCCAACCAAAATGGCAATATACAATGAATGGAGGCATACAACTGGGATGGTCCATTGAGCTTTCATGTGACAGCGACTGCTTAGAGGCTTCATTGAATGGATAACTAGAGAGTGAATGAtagttttgttagaaataaATAGTGGAAAGAAAGTAAACAAAAGAGACAGGACTAGGGAAAGAAAGGGGAATGGGTTCTGGTAATCATTTTCAGAAATTCCACAAGATCTTGAGAAAATCATGCACACAAAGCACATACACTTGAAATGTAATAACTAATAACTGAGTCAACTGAAGAGACAAAgtccaaatttttttttgaaatattagataaaaagagagaaaaggaaatgCAATTCTACTGACAAAAGTGATAAATTTACACCTCCTACCTCTAAGTCAAGTAGTAAATTCAATGTAATAGAAATTACAGcaataagtaaaaattaatttagattcTTACCACCACCAGCAGCAATCCAGGGAAGTAGAATAAGtggaagaaaaatatatgatcTTATCAATGGTAAGCGCCTCCTGAAAGATCAACAAAGAAGGAAATTGAACACACAAGTCATAAATGGATGATAACTCCTTTAGCACTGGTTAAGAATTGCAGTGACAGGCGAAGTGCCAATTAATTATGGTCAATAATTCCTACAAATAATGAAATCCATAAAAAATCCACAAGCGTCCATGAGCTCAAGTGAATAATAGCTTCACCACTGAAAACCAATCAGACAAATAGAATGTTATGATAATACATTCAACATGTTTGCTATGCGTTGTGGTCGTGAAAAATACAAACTAACTGCTTTAAGCTATGGATGACGAACTTTAAGGTGCCTTTAGAACAACTTATTTACAGTTTGTTTGGTCTTATCTTATGACATAAGAACTTGTATAAGTGTTTGGGAGAGCATATGGACATAGCTTATGATCTCTCCATAATTTGTTTTCAGCTTATTTCAATAAGCTCTCCAATCTCCATGATAACTTGTGAAAATAACTTACAACTtgtattaaaagagtttaatCCTATTTCCTCTTAGATTACAGAAATAGCTTATACATAAGCGCTTGCATGATAAGCATTTATCCAATaagcaattaattaaattgtttatccAACCACACCCTTAAGCCATCTTGTTGACTTGAACAGTTAAGAGGTACTGTAGCAGCAACTTGCACCAATGTGGCctaaaaaatcaatatcaagCTGTCACTTACTTgacaaagataaaatataattgtgaagCTTGTGTTATGCGACAGCTCAACAGCAAACCAAACCCTAGTGGACCTTCAACCCA encodes:
- the LOC100813598 gene encoding regulator of G-protein signaling 1 isoform X2, which encodes MVTCAVKGGCPSDYIAIALSILSITVLLLWSIFPFLVHKVPRTKGSGFWLPVIQVVASFNLLLSIVMSNNFLKMGKRHWLRSCYLWGVWVEGPLGFGLLLSCRITQASQLYFIFVKRRLPLIRSYIFLPLILLPWIAAGGVIHSMKPLSSRCHMKAQWTIPVVCLHSLYIAILVGVTAAVHHIEFRFDELKDLWRGILVSVVSIAVWVTAYILNEIYDNISWIEVASRFLLLVVASILVVAFFSISSSQPLLSQISLRRRESREFRTMSQALGIPDSGVLAESEPISRIDPNEPLDKLLLNKRFRQSFMAFADSCLAGESVHFFDEVYELSKIPEDDCVKRIYMARHIIEKYIVAGAAMEVNISHRSRQEILSTSNLTRPDLFHNALNEIIQLMRTNLARDYWSSMFFLKFQEDSNVRSNEYELEQITGWNFSPRLSSVHGTDDPFHQDHLLKSSGCSNDTTNL
- the LOC100813598 gene encoding regulator of G-protein signaling 1 isoform X1; its protein translation is MVTCAVKGGCPSDYIAIALSILSITVLLLWSIFPFLVHKVPRTKGSGFWLPVIQVVASFNLLLSIVVNKFFMSMSFIFCDNLKKNPNFSSCSVLLQYQLSIALFSSLVILYLFFMQMSNNFLKMGKRHWLRSCYLWGVWVEGPLGFGLLLSCRITQASQLYFIFVKRRLPLIRSYIFLPLILLPWIAAGGVIHSMKPLSSRCHMKAQWTIPVVCLHSLYIAILVGVTAAVHHIEFRFDELKDLWRGILVSVVSIAVWVTAYILNEIYDNISWIEVASRFLLLVVASILVVAFFSISSSQPLLSQISLRRRESREFRTMSQALGIPDSGVLAESEPISRIDPNEPLDKLLLNKRFRQSFMAFADSCLAGESVHFFDEVYELSKIPEDDCVKRIYMARHIIEKYIVAGAAMEVNISHRSRQEILSTSNLTRPDLFHNALNEIIQLMRTNLARDYWSSMFFLKFQEDSNVRSNEYELEQITGWNFSPRLSSVHGTDDPFHQDHLLKSSGCSNDTTNL